In Puntigrus tetrazona isolate hp1 chromosome 15, ASM1883169v1, whole genome shotgun sequence, the DNA window GTAGCAATATGGGCCTTTAACACTTCTTTGGTGGCCCTGGGAGCATCTTTGATAACACAACTTTCATTCTGTAAAACTAATGTGGTACAGAGTTATTACTGTGATTATGGAGTAGTGTTTGCCATGGCATGCAATGACAACAGCATTAATATGTTCATAACAAACCTCATTGTAGCTTTGTTCCTTGTTGCACCATTGTTCATTATACTCCTGTCATATCTGGgcattgtttttgctttaagtAAAATTACAACTTGGGAAGcacgtttaaaagcactgaagACCTGTGTTTCTCACCTTTTGTTGGttgtatctttctttcttcctgtcatatgcattttcattgctTCATTAATTACTTCTCTCACTCCCAATGCCAGAGTCATCAGTGGATCTCTTTCATTGTCTCTTCCACCAATGTTAAATCCTATTATTTAcgttttaaacacagctgaaataagagttttaattagaaaactgcttaaaaacaGAACTGTGCCAATTAGAAAGAGCATTTCAAAACGATGGTAATGAATGTTTGTGTTCTTAcataattaagaattaaattacctatatgaaaattaaatatatatttttctttttattgtctcTTTGTTGTGATGTCTCAACTGTTTGTTATTTCTGCATTTACTGTACAATAAAGAATAAAAGctaaacatgaactaagatcAATTTATTCATGCACGCATAAGGTAATCctgataattaatataaaaaatatctaaaatttttGTTATAATCTCATTTATTTAGGGGCAACCCATCTAAAAGTAGCACtgcaatgtattgtttttactaGATAAACTGATACATGAATAAGAGAATAAATCGCAAATAACACAATGACATTGAGCTGGGCCTTTTTCTGGGGGAGAGACTGTTGGAATAAGTGACACtcaaaatgtcatcatttatcTTTAACAATATTGTATCATGCAATGCTGTCAGCTATTCCCTATAGCTTTAATAAGCATTggcttattacatttttgttttttattgcatCATAAAGAAAACCACAACTAGCACAACATATTAACAAATGGACAGATGACTCTAAAAAGAGCATTAAAGATCACATTGTTGTAGCATCATTTGCAGGCCCCTCTAAGGTCCTATGCACTTTAACCCCGATTGTGATGCCCCTGGTCTCAAACTCTACTGattaaaacagataaacagagaaATGCTAATGCCTCTTTCTCAACTACTGGGTAGTGACACTAATACAAATTAAACTTAAggaactaacaaaataaaacaaaaagaagctgACAGGATGGTTAACTCCCGCAACTTCGGCCTGCTGAAGAATAGCCCCAGCTACCACGCATCAACATGAAAGTTTTATCAAAACACAGAACCTGAAGCGCATGTATGGAACACAGCAAGGTCTTAACATTTCTGAAAGCCAGTTGGCAGCTAGATGACCAGAACAATTTTTGTCTTACCTTTTAATAAATCAGTAAGCAGGGCCACTGCTGGCCAAATGGGTGCCCTAAGCAGAATAGTATTGTTGTGCCCCctcactcaaaataaaaaaaataggcctataactttaataaaatataaaagtaaataaataaataaattgtaattaaattgtgTTATCTAGAAATTACAATTGTAGCTCTTGACCAGGGGTTGCGATCTTCAGTCGTGGAGAGTTCAGCTTCAACCCTAATTAAAATTCACCTGTCTGTAAATTCTAAGTAACCGGTCAGGCCTTGATTAGAttgatcaggtgtgtttgattagggctGAAGCAAAACTCTGCATGGCTGTGGCTCTCCAGTAGCCTATAGCTAGGATTTTATTAATACAGCGTGATTGATTTCAAAGTAACTTATCATGATGTAGTAATTTGCAAGAAATTGAGATGCTATGCTCAAATTAATTAGAGGTCAGAGACTAGCCCATATATAAAAGGCACTGAACCAAAACCATCCGGCACTATGTTGAGCGTATTATTTCAATGGTTATTTCAATGATCTGAGTGGACATATAAGTTAAAAAGAAGTAATGTATGAATGCTATCCAGACATACTATATTCACCACTTTGTCATGATCACATGACCCACCAGCATCAGTTGTGTCACTTATTCACTTCCATTTACAAATTCCCTCCCGTGACCTCATGGGATAGTAAATTGTCTGTTTCTGTTATGATGGTATAAGTTTGTGCAAAGAGAGAAAGCTAAAGTGTGCTCTGCAGGCTTATACCTATAGAAAGCTTTACCACTTAATGGAATAAAGgaaactcaaaaacaaaaactctttcATTATAATCTTAAGCCTTTGACCTTTCTGCATGCTTCTTTTGACCCTTGCTGTATGCTTTTTTGTATTGATACTGTAAGAAGGTATGCTCTGTGGCCACGAAAATatcttttcttaatatttatatgaactTACAATGAATGTTTGCTGAACGAACAGATTAGTTGATGGCAATGTAATTCTGCTACAGTGACTACTGGcagctgatataaataattgcaattactGATAACTGAGCTGTCATCAGTCTTCTAGTGCTGGGGAAGACAAGATGTCTCTGATAAAGCTAttgaagtgttttgttgttagatgtaaatatgaatatagcAGTTGTCATTTACTCCCGACATCTGAGCCGCTGAAGAACCAGCTGAATAAcgttattgtaattttgaagttAACACGCCAATCCCTAATCtgcctaaatgcatttatgtttgcatAAATCTTTTGTGATCCAGCTTCATCTGCAGAAGAAAGGaatataaggttttttttatgaatcttcGCAATCTCTGATATGAAATCACACAGAGATTTCTAGGACTACCCCCTAAAAGTCAAATAATTGTTAGTCAAACAAAATTTTATTAGTTCTTTAGTAGCAGAAAAAATCTCCAGGCAAAGTGATGCAGTGAATCGACCCCTCAGAGGATCTCAGCCATTTCCACCACTTGGAAATGCTTGGAATTGCTGTAAAACTCAATGCGTGGACAAACTACTAAGTTATACTGCAGTTGCTAGTGTTACATTATACacttattattaactatattcTCGAGTTACTGtgataaaatgttcattaatgagaacacaaagGGTAATTCTGTTGCCTTTTTGCAGActagtaaacatttttttaataaaataaaatctgtggCAATAAATATACTTCAGCACAGTATTACATCATTGTTCAGCATAGTATTACATCATTGTGTCATCTTAAATCTCTCAAGAGATGAATCGGAAGATATATTTGGATTCAAGCATGCAAATGCCCAATGATCTTTGTAACATAAGAGAATAAGAATGAGCATTTACGGCTGAGTAATATACAAAGCAGCTCACAAGTGTTCAGACTTTCACAGTCATTGTGCTCTGGCTCTAAAACTTCATGTATACAGGTTTGTGTATTCATAAACTTCACATATTTATACTTTCAGCATtagaaaattgtttttaaaaaagtaagatGAAAGCTGTGTGAAATTCTCtaaattgtgtttgtgtcttcATGGTAATTTCTATTTTCAGCTTCAAAACATCAAGCACAAAGCTGCAATGaattctttaaatgcaagtttTGTCCAGAATATGTCTATTGTTCGTCCAGAATACTTTTTCATCACTGGACTTTCAGGTATACCATACAGCagttattactatatttttttaggtGTCACATATTTTATTGCTGTAATTGGGAACTCTGTAGTTCTCCTTATTATAGCTCTGGATCAAAGTCTGCACAGTCCAAAATATATTGGTATGTTTAACTTGGCCTTGGCTGATCTTGGTGAAACTAATGCATGGGTTCCTAGCacaatgaagatttttttttctgactcaCAGAACATCTCCTACGATTCTTGCTTGgctaacatgttttttgtgAACCTTTTTGTTACTCTGCAAAGTGCCACTCTTGTTGTTCTGGCATTTGATCGCTACGTTGCAATTTGTTTGCCATTAAGATATCATGCTATACTGAATAATTATGTCATGTCTCTAGTGTTTGTAGCAATATGGGCATTTAACGCTTGTCTGGTGGCCCTGGCAGCATCTTTGATAACACAGCTTTCACTCTGTAAATCTAACGTGATACAGagtttttattgtgattatgGAGCAGTGTTGGGGATGGCATGCAACGTCAGCAGCGttcacattttcataaaaaaccTTATTGTAGCCTTGTACATTGTTGCACCATTGCTTATTATACTCCTGTCATATATGGGCATCGTTTTTGCTTTAAGTAAAATTACAACTTGGGAAGcacgtttaaaagcactgaagACCTGTATTTCTCACCTTTTGTTGGTTGTATGTTACTTTCTGCCTATCATAAGCATTATCATTGCTACATTAATTAATCCTCTTACTCTCAATGCCAGAATCATCAGTGCATCTCTTTCATTTACTCTTCCACCAATGTTAAATcctattatttatgttttaaatacagctgaaatcagagtcttaattaaaaaactgcttaaaaacaaaattgtgccaattaaaaagaacattttaaagaaaaggtAATGATTGTTAAGTTTTTccatcattaataattaaattgccCATATgaaaaattcaatatattttttcataaatgcttttagtttcattatgtggaaaataaaattgtatgaGCAGAAAATAGTTCAATTTGTAAATTCATAAAATGCTATATTCCTAACATGTGGGCATTTGAGGCTTAATGTGAAAAGCAGCGTGTGCAGTTTGTACTGTGTTATTAATTATCAACccgaagacaaacaaacaacagattgaaaaaaaaagaaaaaatgctgcAAATTGTACAAGCtatctgaatacatttttgagaGCAGCCTGCATTATGCTAACTTATTTCATGTTACCCTAAGGTTTCACCCACCCAAATGCTGTTAACTGTTTCTTTATATgttcatattattcatataatgtaaACCAAAGATCCTTTTTTACAAGATTGAGATCTGTTTATAATGTCCTTTTTGTTGTCGGTTGCCATGTCTCAACTTGCTATTTCTATATTTGCTGTACAATAAAGAATAGGAAAGGATGTGACGTGTGGCCCAGTATGGTGTCCCATATTTgaaatttgtgctctgcatttaacccatccaagtGCACACATACAGCAgtgcatgtaaacaaacacacccAGAGCAGTCACACACATACTGTAGCTGCACATGAGAGCATGAAAATCCACAATAAGGATAACTTAATATCAGTGTGATCTAATACTATACAAATCATATGTCTTTTAGGCAATTTTCTTGCATGGCtgtcataaaatatttactgaatttaaatattatggATGAACATTAGGGCCTagtgataataaaaaatgttggtcatgtgacaatgactataattaaatgcataatgcaaaaTTGTTGacaaatatcaatcaatcaatcatttttatttatatagcgcttttaacaacacaggttgcatcaaagcactgtacagtataatgacagggatgtatagtgacgagagtgaccaatttcttattaaatgcagagacggtctctgtagtcaattcaacgatagtcactagaagttaagtgtccccaaccaagcaagccagaggcgacagcggcaaggaaacaaaaccccatgcatacagaatggagaaaaaaaccttgggagaaaccagactcagttggggtcagttctcctctgaccggacgcccagcacttaacttccagttcaattttaaacgcagctgtgtcaggtagtgtaaatgacttagtgtgtgcgtgtgcgtgtgtgtgtgagcatcaggatctggtgatctgtcgacgggcgcatctaggtgttctggtctctgatgaacataatctctgggtgctgatccaccatctagtctggatacaaactgtgaaaacagattgagaaagaaacaggactaatattagcgtagatgccattcttttcacgatgtcacaagtacatcgtattgtaggagtagtgttcccggttccagcaaatctaagtaatgcagcctaaaaatcctttaacggatttgaataataaaaggtgtgttgatgtgttatgtgtaggctaagttaaaaagatgtgtctttaatctagatttaaactggcagagtgtgtctgcttcccgaacagagttaggagattgttccagagtttaggtgctagataggaaaatgatctgccgcccgcagttgattttgatattctaggtattatcagatggccagagttttgagaacgcagcggacgtgcaggactataatgtgataagagctcgctcaagtattgag includes these proteins:
- the LOC122358664 gene encoding olfactory receptor 52E4-like, with product MNSLNASFVQNMSIVRPEYFFITGLSGIPYSSYYYIFLGVTYFIAVIGNSVVLLIIALDQSLHSPKYIGMFNLALADLGETNAWVPSTMKIFFSDSQNISYDSCLANMFFVNLFVTLQSATLVVLAFDRYVAICLPLRYHAILNNYVMSLVFVAIWAFNACLVALAASLITQLSLCKSNVIQSFYCDYGAVLGMACNVSSVHIFIKNLIVALYIVAPLLIILLSYMGIVFALSKITTWEARLKALKTCISHLLLVVCYFLPIISIIIATLINPLTLNARIISASLSFTLPPMLNPIIYVLNTAEIRVLIKKLLKNKIVPIKKNILKKR